One Exiguobacterium sp. BMC-KP genomic window, TTTAACTTATCCGCTTCTGGATGTTTTTCTTTCGTTAACACACGTCCGACGACGATGTTGTTCAACGACTCATCTCGGACATCGACGCCTTCGACTTCAATTCCACTCTTCGTAATTAAATCAGCCAAGTCCTGTCCTGAAATATGACTGACATCCACATATTCGTTCAACCATTGTTTTGAGACTAACATCTGCGTTCCTCCTTAAAACTGTTCGCTGAAGCGAACGTCATTCGTATAGAAGTGGCGAATATCATCGACACCATATTTCAACATGGCAATCCGTTCGATTCCCATACCGAAAGCGAATCCTGACATTTTCGTACTATCGTACTCTGCCATTTCAAGAACGTGCGGATGAACCATTCCGGCTCCCAAAATTTCAATCCAGCCTGTTTGCTTACAGATGTTACATCCCTTACCGCCACACTTGAAACAAGAGACGTCGACTTCGACTGAAGGCTCCGTGAACGGGAAGAAACTTGGACGCAAGCGGACTTCACGTGCTTCACCGAACATCTGCTTCGCAAATGCTTCAAGCGTTCCTTTTAAATCTGCCATCGAAATCGATTCTCCAACGACAAGTCCTTCGACCTGCATGAATTGGTGAGAGTGCGTCGCATCATCTTCATCTCGGCGATACACTTTACCTGGGCAAAGAATGCGGATCGGTTCTCCTTTGGAAGCAAGCATCGTCCGGGCTTGAACTGGCGACGTATGTGTCCGCATCAAAATTTCTTCCGTAATGTAGAATGAGTCCTGCATATCACGTGCCGGGTGATCCTTCGGTAAATTCAACATCTCGAAATTGAAAAGGTCTTGCTCGACTTCTGGTCCTTCAGCAATCGTATAACCGAGTCCGACGAAAATGTCTTCGATTTCATCTGTCACTTGTTGTAGCAAATGTGCATGACCGACTTTTTTCGGACGTCCTGGTAACGTGACGTCAATCGCTTCTGTTGCGAGTTTCGCATCCATTTCCTGTTGCTTAACAGCTGTCAAACGTTGTTCGAGTTGCTCTTGGATTGCTTGACGGACTGTATTTGCGATTTCACCGACGACTGGTCGTTCTTCCGCTGATAACTTCCCCATTCCTCGTAGTACTTCTGTGATGGGTCCCTTTTTTCCAAGGTATTTGACTCGAACATCGTTGAGTTCTTTTTGTGTTGTTGCTTGATTGACTAATGCCACTGCTTCATCGCGTAACGCTTCTAATTGCTCGCGCATCTTTCCCACTCCTTTAATTGATGACATAAAAAAACGTCCCTCCGGCAAATGCCGAAGGGACGATGTAAACACCGTGGTACCACCCTTGTTTGACTTTCCAAACGAAAAGTCCTCCAATTGCGCGATAACGGGCGCATCCCGTCACGATCTCTCGTGCGACTCCGGAGTGAATTCGGTTAGCAGATTCACGAAGCAGTTTTCAGTCTACGACCGCTTCTCCCTGATTGAATCGTTCCCTAACGTACTCTGTTCCATCAACGTCCATGATGTATTCCTGATGTTCACTTTAGCACGAACGCCTGTCGGTTTCAATCCACGCTTGCAAAATGATAAAGCAAGATTCCTGCTGCTACTGCCGCATTCAATGACTCTGCTTTACCACGGATCGGGATGTAGGCACGTTCATCACAGTAAGAAAGTAACTCTGGTGAAACACCTTGTCCTTCATTTCCAATGATTAAACCAAGTGCATCCATTGGTGCGATCGTTTGATAAGACGTCGCTCCTTCTAATGCTGTTCCGATCACTGCAATACCTTGTTCATGCAAGGCATTGACCGCTTCTTCGAGTGGCATCGTGATGACAGGCAGATGGAACAACGACCCTTGTGTCGCACGGATGACTTTTCCGTTATACACGTCAACTGTTCCCGGTCCAACGATGACACCATCGAATCCAGCAGCGTCAGCTGTCCGAATCATCGTTCCAACGTTTCCTGGATCTTGAAGACGATCAAGTAACAAATAACGCCCACGTTCCAGTTGTGCCGAAGCTTGTTTCATTTCACAGACGGCAAAGATACCTTGCGACGTCTCTGTCTCAGCCAGTACTTTGATGACAGCTTCATCGATTGTAAAGACATCGGCATTTCGTTTCCATGAACCTGGTACTTGATATGATTCTCGAACGATTACTTCTTTGATGATTCCAGCGCGAACCGCCTCTTCAACTAGGTGTTCCCCTTCAATCAAAAAGCGGTTCGTCTGCAAACGTCCTTTTTTCGTTAAGAGTTTTTTCCATTGTTTAACGATTTCGTTCTTTGCTGATGCGATGTGCTTCATTGTTATAATTACCCCTCGTAGATCGCTTGGACTGTCTCAGCATCAAGGCGTTTCGTGACAGCGACGACTAAATCGACCGCTGCTTCGAAATCGGCTTTATGCATGATCGAGACGTTCGTATGCAAGTAGCGAATCGGCACTGTCAATGCAAGTGATGGAACACCTGTATTAGACAAGTGGAACTTCGCTGCATCCGTTCCGCCACCTGGCGTTAAGTCCAGTTGATACTTGATATTTTCTTCTGTTGCGACTTTCGTCACGAAATCGATCAATCCACGATGCGCGATCATTGTTGCGTCGAACATGATGACTTGAACACCTTCACCGAGTTTCGACAATGCCTCGCGATCCGTCATTCCTGGTGTATCGCCAGGAATACCTGTATCGACTGCAAACGCAATCGATGGTTTGAGCATATGTGCGACGGTTTGAGCACCGCGCAATCCGACTTCTTCTTGGACTGTCGCTCCTGCGAAAATCGTGTTTGGATGCCCGTCTGCTTTTAAGCGTTTAATTGCCTCAATGGCGATGGCGCAACCAATCCGGTTGTCCCATGCTTTTGCCATCAAGAAATTCTCATTTTTCATCACAGTAAATTCGCAATGTGGAACGACCGTATCACCCGGACGAATTCCCCAACCGTCGACTTCTTCTTTAGAGGAAGCACCGATATCGATGAACATGTCCTTGATGTCGACCGGCTTATTGCGCGCTTCCGGTGGTAAAACATGAGGTGGTTTTGCGCCGATTACACCTGGAATGACTTCACCAGATGACGTCACAATATTCATACGCTGTGCCAAGAGGACCTGCCCCCACCAACCACCGAGTGGCTGGAAACGAAGAAATCCTTTTTCATCGATCTTCGTAACCATGAATCCGACTTCATCCATGTGAGCAGCAATCAAAACGCGTGGTGCATCTTCGCCTGCGCCTTTATGTTCCGCAAACAGACTTCCGAGACCATCTTGATGAAACGCTTCTGCATGGGGTTCCAAATATTCACGCATGAGGCTCCGGACTTCCTTTTCGTTTCCCGGTACACCTGTTGCGTCCGTAAGACGTTTTAGCATATGTAATTGTTCATTCATCTGATTTCCTCCTTAGTAACCGTTGTCTTGTCGCACATGGTTTGCTTCATTTTTAGAAATGTAAGCCTTGAAAATCATATCCTGTGTAAAGCCTAGTGTAGCACCTAAGGCGAGGTATGCACCAATCAGAACATCATAACTTTGTTCCGTTCGCGAAATCGCGAAGACGTTCGTTTTGTTATAGACATCTAAAAAGGCATCTGTTGCCGTCAAATAAAAATCACCTTCTGCAAAATGATTCTTCTTGTACTCAAGTGCTAGACCTAGTGAGAGTAGAAAATGGACGCCATCGACATATTCCTCAAGAATTGTGACTTGAGCGGATGGTCCCTTCTTCGACCAGAACTTGAAGCAACGTGTCTCATTCGCAAGTTCACCGAGTTCGACCAATAAGGCGAGCAACCGCTCGTCGAATTGATTGCCTGTCAATTGATGTTCTGACTGAATCCGTTTATCCAACTGTTCTTGCATCTCAAAAAGTGTCAACCAATCCATCTTTAATTCTCCTTCTATCTAAAAAAATCATATGACCGTCTATCGACGTGCCCTCTTATTTTATCATTAAATCGAAAAAAACGTCGGAGAATTAAATTCCCCGACGAATTGTAGAACTTAAGCGTTCAATTTTGCTTTTGCTGTGTCAGCAAGTGAAGCAAATGCAGTTGCATCTGTAACTGCGAGGTCAGCGAGCATCTTACGGTTAACGTCGATACCTGCTAATTTAAGACCATGCATCATGCGGCTGTAAGAAAGACCGTTGATACGTGCTGCCGCATTGATCCGAGTGATCCAGAGGCGACGGAAGTCACGTTTCTTTTGACGACGGTCACGGTAAGCGTACATGAGAGATTTCATGACTTGCTGTTTCGCAACCTTGAAGAGTGTATGTTTCGAGCCGTAGTAGCCCTTAGCTAATTTGAGTTGTTTTTTACGACGTTGACGAGTCGTATATCCGCCTTTTACGCGTGGCATATAAATTCCCTCCTAAATCTGTATACGATTGGATAAATTACTTCGCGATCATGTGACGGATGCGTTTGAAGTCACCCGTAGATACCATGCTAGCTTTACGTAATTTACGTTTCGCTTTTGTTGATTTGTTACCGAACAAGTGGCTTGTGTAAGCACGACCACGTTTCAATTTGCCAGAAGCAGTACGTTTGAAACGTTTAGAAGCACCGCGGTGCGATTTCATTTTAGGCATGAGAGATTCCCTCCTACTTCGATTCGATTAGTCTTCTTTCTTAGGAGCAAGCACGAGGAACATGCTGCGTCCTTCCATCTTCGGTCTCTGTTCCACAACACCGAACTCACTTAAATCCGTTGCGAGGCGTTCGAGAACGCGTCTACCGATTTCCGAGTGAGTGATGGCACGACCGCGGAAACGAATACTCGCTTTCACTTTGTTACCATTCTCCAAGAATTTCTTCGCATTACGGAATTTCGTTTGGAAGTCGTTCTCCTCGATTGTCGGGCTAAGACGAACTTCTTTCATCTGAATCACTTTCTGATTCTTCCGAGTTTCTTTGTCCTTCTTTTGCATCTCGAAACGGTATTTACCGTAGTCCATGATCTTACAAACTGGCGGCGTCGCTTGTGGAGCGACCATGACGAGGTCAAGTTCCGCTTCCTCAGCGAGACGTAACGCTTCGTTGCGTGATTGGACACCTAGTTGAGCACCATCCGCTCCGATAAGACGAACTTCTCGGGCACGGATGCTTTCATTGATTAACAGATCTTTGCTAATGGTTAGCACCTCCATCGTGCATTGCACGAAAAATGAATGATAGAAAACGCTATAAAAAAAGCGTCGGCAGTTTTTCCCGCCCACACTCATAAGGAACGCCAAGGCACAGCATTCGCTATACATTGCGTATCTTCATGATGAACCAGTACGAGTTATCGTACATGGTGAGAAGCGGGATGCTTCTGCTTTGTTGTCATTTCACTTTGCTATCATAGCACTTGTTTTCCCGTGATGTCAAGCCGCTTTCTATGTTCTTACTGAACGTTGCTCACATACTTGATTATAATAGCAATCCTTTGGCGGATAAGCAAGAAGTTTCTAACCTGTTTTTCACGGGTACATTCATAATGTGCAAAAAAAGATTCAGAACATTCGCAAGCAAAACTGTTTATTTAGAATGATTATTGTTTTATAATTAATTTAATCTTACATAAAGGGGAGAATAACAGATGAATGAAAAACGATTAACGACCAATCAAGGTGTACCAATCGGTGACAATCAGAATTCACGTACGGCTGGACGTCGTGGACCGACATTGTTAGAAGACTATCAATTAATTGAAAAGATGGCCCATTTCGACCGGGAACGTGTACCTGAGCGTGTCGTACATGCTCGTGGATTCGGTGCTCACGGTGTCTTCACTGTCAAAAATTCGATGAAAAAGTACACGAAAGCAGCGTTTTTACAAGAAGAAGGTACGGAAGTTCCTGTCTTTGCCCGCTTCTCGACTGTTATTCACGGCACACACTCTCCAGAGACGTTACGTGACCCACGCGGTTTCTCTGTTAAGTTCTATACAGAAGAAGGAAACTGGGATTTCGTCGGGAACAACCTTCCTGTCTTCTTTATTCGTGACGCAATGAAGTTTCCGGATATGGTCCATTCACTCAAACCAGATCCACGCACGAATATTCAAGATCCTGACCGTTATTGGGATTTCATGACGCTTCGTCCAGAATCGACGAATATGCTCATGCATCTCTTTACAGATGAAGGGATTCCTGCAAGCTACCGTAAAATGCGTGGTTCTTCCGTCCACTCGTTTAAATGGGTGAATGCACACGGTAACACGGTTTATGTGAAACTACGCTGGGTACCAAAAGCTGGTGTTCACAATCTCTCAGCTGAAGAAGCAACAGAGATTCAAGGAAAAGACTTCAACCATGCTTCAAACGATACATTCCAAGCAATTGAAGACGGTGATTACCCGGAATGGGATCTGTTCGTACAGGTACTCGATCCGGCTGACGTCGATCAGTTCGATTTCGATCCGCTCGATGCGACAAAAGATTGGTTCGAAGATGTCATCCCATTCCAACACGTCGGTACAATGACATTGAACAAAAATGTCGATAACTACTTTGCTGAAACGGAATCAGTTGGTTTTAACCCAGGTGTCTTGATTCCAGGTATGTTGCCATCTGAAGATAAGTTATTACAAGGTCGCTTGTTCTCTTACTCAGATACACAACGCTATCGTATTGGTACGAACTACCAACAACTTCCGATCAACTGTCCGTTTGCACAAGTGAACAACTACCAACGTGACGGTGCAATGCCGGTTGGTCAGCAAACGAGTCCGGTCAACTATGAACCGAACCGTTATCAAGAAGAACCAAAAGAGACACCAGAGTACACGGAAGAAAATCAACCGTTGCTTGATGATAAACATGGTCGTCTCGAAATCGAGAAGACGAACAACTTCGGTCAAGCCGGCGAAGTCTACCGCCGGATGACGGAAGAAGAGCAAGCGGCTCTCTTGAAAAACCTCGTTAATGATCTCGAGCAAGTGCGCCATGAGAACACGGTTTTACTTGCGATTTGTAACTTCTATCGCGCCGATGCTTCACTCGGTCAGAAGCTATCAGAAGCGCTTCAAGTCGATATCGAACCATTCTTGCAACAAATGCGTTCATAATTACAAAACAAGCACCCTTGACTTCTGTCTTGGGTGCTTGTTTTTAGTTTAATATGAAACGAAGTCGTACCGCTCGGCTGTTGCATACGTATATTCATTCAACTTCGTGAACAAAACAATTTTTCCTAACCCAACATCTTTGACACTATTTTGTTGCATGTATTGTTTCTCTGTTTCCGTAAAGGTATTGTAAATCGGTGCATATCCGTCACTTTGGAATGGTTGCATCTGAATGGCACGATCGGCGTTTTCGAATGTATTATAGCGAATCGTCCCGCCAATGATACCTCGACCTAAAATCGTCATCGCCTTTCCATCAGCCCGGTGTACATCTCGAATCGTATTGTTGATGACAGTTGGATTTTTCCAGTTCATCATCGAAATGGCATAATCCTTCGTTTTTTCGATTAAGTTGTTTTCGATCCGGATATTCGTGTGTAAACGATTCTCTGTATATTGATGTGTTCCGATGGCGACATTGATATTGGAAAAGATATTATTACGAATTGTAATATCCGTATTCGGAGTACCATCTTGGACAGACCACTTCCACGGAAAACCCTTCGTGATTGGATCCGGTGTATCTAAGTTGATCGATTCGTTTGGTCCCGTATTCGCTATCATCGTCGCATCCACGAACTTCATATTTTCAATCGTCGCGTTTTTCGTCGCATCTAACTCCATCGCATGTGATCCTTTTTGATTACGGACCGTGATGCCACCGATGTATAAGTTTTGGTTATGCGCGATCGCAAAGGCAGATCCTCGTGAAAAACCGTTTAGGTCAATCTGGGCATTTCCCTTTCCGATGATCCGTGCATTCTTTGTACCATTATATTTCGACATTTTTGTATTTAGACGTAACACAGATGGTGCCACTAGATCAAAAACACTCGTCGTCGCGCTGATTTTCGACGTCCCCGTTTCAGATGTCTTTTTGATGATGACCCCATCTTCTAAAATGACTGTCGTATTCGATGGAATCCCGACACGTAGAGGGGAAAGATATGTTCCTTTTGATAAAATAAGCGTACCTCCCCCTTCTTTTTCAAGTCTTTCTAAATAAGAACGCATCGTATAGTGATTCCGGGTTTTCGCATTGTATGTCGTGTACTTTCGAATTAAAGGATCAATCGCTTCCGTTTTAGGTGTAATGCGATATGTCTTTTTAGTTGTAGCTGCTTTTGGCTGTTCAACGGAACATCCCATGAACAAGATTGAAGCAGCAAGCGTAAGCGGTAGTGTTCGTTTCAATGTCATACTTCCTTTCCACGTCGTAAAACAAATTTATCCATTTCCCATTACATTCTAATCGTTTTCCAAATAAAAATAAATATTTCCATCTTCTTTTTTTAAAACTAACTCTCTCTTCTTTATCGGATAAACTGCATTTGATTTAAAGGACATACAAAAAACCGATCATCCCATAAAGTGGACAACCGGTTATATTTCATTATTTTGAACGGTTTGCGATTTCTTGCTCTAAATCTGCAACGAATTGTTCGAGTGATGCATTACTCGAATCTTTTGAACCGTAGCGACGAATGTTGACTTCGCGTGCTTCTACTTCTTTGTCACCTAAAACGAGCATGACCGGTACTTTATTGACTTGTGCTTCACGGATACGATAACCGAGTTTCTCGTCACGGAAATCTGTTTCGACGCGGATTCCCTTTTTCAACAGGATCGCTTTGATTTCACGGGCATAGTCTTCATGAACACCAGAAACCGGAATCAATTTCACCTGAACGGGTGCGAGCCATGTTGGGAACGCTCCTTTGTATTCTTCAATCAAGTAAGCAACGAATCGTTCCATTGTTGATACTACACCTCGGTGTAAGACGACTGGACGGTGATCTTGTCCGTCGTTACCTTTGTATGTCAATTCGAATCGCTCTGGTAAGAGGAAGTCGAGTTGAACTGTTGAGAGCGTCTCATCTTTGCCAAGTGCTGTTCGAACTTGAACGTCAAGCTTCGGTCCGTAGAATGCGGCTTCGCCTTCTGCTTCGAAGTATTCGAGTTCGAGCTCATCCATTGTTTCTTTCAGCTCACGCTGCGCCATTTCCCAAATTGCATCGTTATCGAAGTACTTCTCTTTATCCGCTGGGTCACGATACGAAAGACGGAACTTGTAATCTGTAATCCCGAAGTCGGCATAGACTTCTTGAATGAGATGAACGATTGCTTTGAACTCGTCTTTCATTTGGTCAGGACGGACGAACGTGTGCCCATCGTTGAGAACCATGTAACGAACACGTTGGAGTCCAGTTAAGGCACCAGACATCTCATACCGGTGCATGCCACCAAGCTCAGCGACACGAAGCGGTAAATCACGGTACGAACGTGGTTCATTCTTGTAGACCATCATATGGTGCGGACAGTTCATTGGACGAAGAACGAGTTCTTCGTTATCCATCTCCATTTTCGGGAACATGTCATCTTGATAATGATCCCAATGACCCGATGTTTTGTACAAATCAACTGAACCAAGAACTGGTGTGTAGACATGCTCATAGCCAAGTTCGAGTTCTTTATCAACGATATAACGCTCGACTGTCCGACGGATGGCTGCCCCTTTTGGTAACCACATTGGGAGTCCTTGACCAACTTCTTGAGAAGTGAAGAATAAGCCAAGTTCTTTACCGAGCTTACGGTGATCGCGCTCTTTCGCTTCAGCGAGGAAGTGGAGATGTTGTTTCAACTGATCTTTTGTTGCCCATGCTGTACCGTAAATCCGTTGAAGCATCTTGTTTTTTGAATCACCACGCCAGTAAGCACCAGCAATGCTCATCAATTTGAAGACTTGTAACTTCGCTGTTGCTGGCACATGTGGTCCACGGCAGAGATCGAAGAATTCGCCTTGACGGTAAATTGTCAAATCCTGATCAGCAGGAATCGATTCGATCAATTCAACTTTCAACGGATCGTTGAGTTCTTTATAAATCGCGAGTGCTTCGTCACGTGAGACGACTTCGCGTTCGATCGACAAGTTCTCACCCGCGATTTTGTTCATCATCTTCTCGATTTCCGGAAGATCTTCTTCAGTTAGACGACGTTCCATATCGATATCGTAGTAGAAACCATTCTCGATTGTCGGTCCGATCCCGAGATGAATCGTTTCATCTGGGTACAGGCGTTTGATTGCTTGTGCCATCAAGTGAGCCGATGAGTGACGAATCAAGTCGAGACCTTCTTCTGAATCCGGCATGATCAATTCGATTGTGCCATCCTCTTCGATTGGACGACGGTAATCGATTACGTGTCCATTTAGTTTTGCAGCAAATGCTTTTTTACGAAGTCCTGGGCTGATTGAAGCCGCAACCTCTTCCGCTGTCGTGCCGGCTGCGAATTCCTTTAAAGCGCCATCTGGAAATGTAAGTGCGATGTTTGACATGACTGTTTCCCCCTTATACAAAATAAAAAAGACTCATCCCTAAAAAAGGGACGAGTCTTAATCTCGTGGTACCACCCTCGTTCCCGCACCAGATGCTGGTTCGGCTCGAACACGCGTTAACGGGCGTGAGGCGCAAACGGATTAGCCCCGTTCGTGCTATGAGGGAGTAAAGACATGAATGATTCCATGAGAAGCTTCCACCATTCTTCTCTCGCTAGTTTGGTTCATTTCATTCTTCGTATCCTCAATCGTTGCATCGTCTATTGACGTGTCATTAGTATAACGAATTCGCTACTTCCTTGACAAGGAAAATTAGTAGCGCCGTCGATTTTCACCGAGGAACTCGATCGGTTGTGTTGTCGTCCGAATTCGTTCCATCAGTCGTGCAGCCTTTAACTTATCCCCTTGATCATTCGTAATTCCAAAATGAAGTTCCAATTCATCATAAGACAAGTTTGAGCTGAATAACGTCGGCAGACGATGCATCATCCGGTACTGTAAGATGATCCCGAATAATTCATCTCGTACCCACGGACTGATCGACTCCGCACCGATATCATCAATTAATAAGACCGGAATCGTTTGGAATCCTTCAAGGAACGTATCAAACGAGTCGGAGCGAATCCGTCGTTTCGCCTCGGCAACAAACCCTGGGGCATGAACGAGAATCGTCGCAATTCGTTCTTTTTTCAAAGCATTTCCGATCGCAGCTAAGAGATACGTTTTCCCAACACCAAAGCTCCCGTGTAGATAGAGTCCCTTCACTTGCTCTTTTGAGCGCAGATGATTCAGGAACTGAGAAGCTGCACGTAAGGCAAGCTTCCGATCCGTCGTCGATAAGTCAAAATCACTAAAGTTCGCATCGCGTACTTCGTCCGGAAGGAACAGGCTCTTGAATTTTTTCTCAAGTGCGCGTTCATCCTCTCGGTCTTTGAGCGCTTGCGATTTCTCATACGAAACGACGATCTGTCCTTTTTCGACATGTAGGATCGGCTGATAGCCTTCGATAACGGCTTTATTTTCAATCAGTCGATTGCCATCCATCTGCTCTGCGTATTCATTCAGTTTGAGCATACCACGCTCGATCATCCGTTGATCGATTTCCGGATGAGTCCTTAAAAACATGACGACACCTGGATGCGATAACACTCGTTGTTGAATCGCTCGAACCGATTCTGCGACGTCTGGTCGGCTTAATATTTTTTCGATAGATGATTGGATATGTTCCATGTCCCGACTCCTTTAGTTCCCCTTCAGTTCCCGTAAGATCCGTTCCATCTCTTCATCGTCCGGAACATCTGCTTCGAAACTCGCTTTTTTAGATGCTTCATATTGCTGTTGTTTCGCTTTTTCTTCTTGTAGCCACTTTGGATTTGGACCACCGTTTGTATTACTCGTTCGTCCTCGACGTCCACCAACGGTCTGACGCGAACGTTCTTGTTTTTGCTCCTGCTTCTTCGCAATCAAGTCATCCTGCTCCTGTGTCTTCGCTAGTGCTTCGGACGCTGTTACGTATCCTTTTTGTTTCCAATCATCGACGATTGATAAAAGGAAATTTTTACTGAAGCGATTATCCTTTTTGACGACAAGGGCATAGTAGTACGCGGCGTTGACGATCCCAGACGACATCTCATAATCAATGATCAATTGCTGGATCAACTCTTCATCTCGCTCAGATAATGCTTTGACCTTTCGCAACTTCGCGACATAGTGCTTCGGGTGAGTGCTTTCCATCGTCTC contains:
- the dnaI gene encoding primosomal protein DnaI, translated to MEHIQSSIEKILSRPDVAESVRAIQQRVLSHPGVVMFLRTHPEIDQRMIERGMLKLNEYAEQMDGNRLIENKAVIEGYQPILHVEKGQIVVSYEKSQALKDREDERALEKKFKSLFLPDEVRDANFSDFDLSTTDRKLALRAASQFLNHLRSKEQVKGLYLHGSFGVGKTYLLAAIGNALKKERIATILVHAPGFVAEAKRRIRSDSFDTFLEGFQTIPVLLIDDIGAESISPWVRDELFGIILQYRMMHRLPTLFSSNLSYDELELHFGITNDQGDKLKAARLMERIRTTTQPIEFLGENRRRY